From Alligator mississippiensis isolate rAllMis1 chromosome 1, rAllMis1, whole genome shotgun sequence:
CTTTTCAAGGCAAGAAAACCTGCAATGACCTGAAAGGTGAGGAAGAAGGCAAAGATGATGTGGACTGCACGCTCCAGTGGCTGGATCTTCAGACCCTCATTAAAGAGCAAGAAGAGAATTAGGGGAAACTGAAGGAGAAGACTCAAGAGCCAGAAGCCAGCCAGCTCAGGGACCTACAACAGATAAACATAACAGGAAATGTTAATAATTATAAAAGCTGCCAGCTTTTATAATTCAAGCATTGTGTTATACTATTAAAAAGGACTTTTCTAAATCTTTTGCTATAAAGTTAATTTTTCATCTCCCTGAAGCCTACATATGCTGTGGGATCACTAAGAAATGGGGCTGTTTGAAAATATTCTATCTAAACTGTTTTTCCATAGAAAAATGGGTTTTAGATTCTACAAACGTTCTGAGGAAGTGCCTTTTTGTGGAAAAATTTTGCTTGGCAAGAACCAGAATGCCTGAAACACCACAATTTTGCTTTAATTATGGCAGTACGGTGGTACATTGTAGTCTGATTGTTCTGTTCACATTCTCTACTGTGTGGACTTCTCTCCCATAGTACACTTGTGGCCATGACTTTAATACACATGATACTAAAATATATCATGTGTCAGGTAGTCTGACCCGTGAGCCCAGCTTATGGAGAAAAATGGGAGCATAAAATACTGGAACTGCAATTAATATGAAGCAGTATGGCATCATTTTAGTGTCAGAAAattttttgtttttcaggtttttttgttgACAAATCACAAGTAGGGTGGGATCACACTGCTGACCAGCTCTACTAAGAATAGAACACAGATACCCAAGGTTGTAATGATGCACTGATGTTTCAGTATAGTGGCACAAGGATTCTTGTTGCAGGGAGTGTTTAGAACAAGATCAGGGGCTTCTCAGGTTTTCTTTTCACTGATAcagctggctctgcagggaagtCCTAGTCGCTGATGCATCTATGGGTTTCAAAACAGTCTGGTAACAGAAGAAACCAAGTGACATGTGATTGCTGGTCTTTTCACTCTGTTACTAGACTTCCAACCAAGTATGCCATTTTTGTCCACTTGTGAAAAAAGTGGACATAAACAGGAAGATGAAGGAATTTGTGACCTCCTTCTGCGTATAAAATGGCTTCACCAGCAGTTAAGCCAGCTCAGTTGCTGGacaccagtagcataactaagggtggTGAGAAGGCAGAGATCTGATCTCTGAGAGGCACCAGCCCTCAATAACTGATTTTAGAGGTGGTTCCtatgcagtggcagcaacagcttaTGAGTGGGGAACCCTGTGACAGCAGTAGCATCACTGCTTTGTGCGCGGGAAGGTAAGACTCTAGATTGTTGGACACCTCTTTCCCCTCCTGGGCAGGGAGACAAAAAATTTAGTTACACCTCTGCTGGACACTTTATTGAGGTGTTCTGGAACAGTGTGATGCTGGTGTGAACAGCATTATTCTCAGCCATTTCATTTTATCAATGTAATTAAGAAAATGTTAAGACCTGGAACAGTCAGGATGATCTTCCAGTATTCTGAGGAGAGGTAAGAAGGGAATTAAAAGTATAAAGGAGTAAGCAGGAACAAAAATAACAGTAACTGGAAAGAGAGACCTGTACCACAGTATAGTGGCAGTATGCTAGTTGGAATCATGACCTAGCCAGTTCCAAAGGAATCATGCTGTGCTCTAGAGAGTACCTCCATAATTCTGAATGCAAACCCACCCTGTCATGACTGCAATGTTAATGGCTTTTAGAAACTTGTATGCAGATGGAGAGAAAGGTTTTAGTCATGTGGAGTTTCATGTAGAAGAGGTTTTGAGAAGAGAggggaggcagagagaagggTCCTCAGAAGGACGAACAAAATGAGGGGGTGGTTTAAGGAATTGAAAGGAACATAGAGCACAGCTAGAACAAATGCAGTCAACTTTTAATTCAACTGGAAGCATTTTTGCCTGGGGTATTGAACCTACATTGAAATCTAACAGGTAAGTTTTCTTTTTAGCAGTTAATGCAATCCTGAATCAACTGCTCTGGGAGATGATGGGGACCTACCTTCTCTTGCAGATTGCCTATGTATCCCAGATATAGTCGGATGGCCTCAATTAGAGAGGCAAGGATGATTATTGTGACCAGGATGAACTTGTAGTAATCTGGCAAGACTGAGTACtagagagagggaaaaagaatAAGAATTTTGTGAGAACAGAACTATCCCTAGTTTACACGACTCCTACAGCAGCCAGTATATTGTGTATGAGATCTGTGCAACACTGTCAATGTTTCTGGCATCTGACAGGCAGTAGCCCCTGCTGTTCAGTCAGCTCTCTATCAAACTTGCTATTAACTCTGTCAAGACATATTCCTCCTCATAACCCAGTACTTATACACTCCTGCTTGAGATCCTTTAATCTATTAAATTTCCACATCTGGATTGGAATTATTGACTAGAAAAGGTAATTCTTTAAGATGGGACAAGGAAATAAGACTGACAAAAGAAAATTGTACCCTTCAACATTCATTCTATCTAAGGACTCACCTTCAGCTGAAGCATGACAACACTGCTCACCCACCAGAATGGGAAAAAGTAGAGGTTGAAATAGAGGGACATCTGCAATGGCAAACTTGAAACTATTTCGTTatctggagagagaaaagggagCTCTCATCATCCTGTTTGTCAGACATTCTCTTTCCAAACACAGTGGAGAAAGACACCACTACCTCAAAAAGAGTAACTTTCAACCAACATGTTAATGACTGAATTTCAAACTTGGACAAATCAGTATCAAATGTTAAACTGTCCAAGGTTTGCCTAAAACTGTAGGGCCAAATAAATTTGACACCCTTATGCTAAATCATTGCCTATAACAGGGTGTCAAAGATGCCTgcagagccctatcatccagGGTGCAGTGCTGCCCAGAACTTGGACTGGACCTACACACCACATGAagcatgccccacacactggatccaGCTGGGCCAGTCTGTGGAGCTGATCtcgccctgtgccactcatctggcctgtggggccagataAGTTTGATACTCCTGGCCTATAGCATTCTACAATATCTATCATAAATTGCAGCTTTTCACTAGTCAGTAGATAGTATAATTCTGATGCCTAATGAAAGAGGACTGAGAAGCAACATCTAGTAACTCTTCAGCAGTCTCTGTAAACTGAGCTGATGGGCTCAGCCCAAGTCTTACTGGATAGATATGTTGCAAGAACTACAAGCGATTCCTTCTGTTGACAGTTCAGCAAAACAACTCACAATTAGCTAAGCACAAAATTAGATTATGCTCATATTCATTACTGATCCCTAGAGGCCAGGATCTCTATCTCTGCATGTTGGTAGGGAAACTTGTACTGTTTGCTCACAATGCCATTAATGTTTCTTGAATCTGACAGGCAGTAGCCCCTACTCTTTAAAAACAGCTACCAACCAAACCAGCTACCAGCTCTGTCATTACCTCAATCCGCTCTCATGATGTATCACTGGCCTTTAGCAATGTCAATCAAATGTAATTTGTGCATAGCTGGttttgggggaaggaggtggtgggaggttgtttttaaacaaactaTCTAACTGGAATGTCCATCAAACAAAATGGAATTGCAAACCAAACACTGTAGTGAGGAGGAAGTTAGTTGATAAAACCTGAAAAACCAGAACTCTTGAGCCCTGTGATAAGATGCAGATAGTAGAGTTCCACAACAGTTCAAATTCATCCACAGGTTCAAAAGATTAGActtggtattaaaaaaaagttgtatattttaaaaagaacacaAGAGAACAGTTTTGCCTTTAATTAGACAAGCTTATTCGCATTACCT
This genomic window contains:
- the TMEM17 gene encoding transmembrane protein 17, which encodes MALPEPVRRRLSNFSRTVFSDSNRTGPEYPDGGCSPDNEIVSSLPLQMSLYFNLYFFPFWWVSSVVMLQLKYSVLPDYYKFILVTIIILASLIEAIRLYLGYIGNLQEKVPELAGFWLLSLLLQFPLILFLLFNEGLKIQPLERAVHIIFAFFLTFQVIAGFLALKRMVNQLATRFHLHEFDQLDRHSAADYPAWEKRVQAPWVAGSHLEAARPTTIGWGSALKA